GACACCATGGTGAGAGCCTCCGGTGCCCTTTGCCAGGTGGGTCCTGGCGCCCACGTGCACTGACACCAGCAGGGAACAAGCCCCGGCCCTGGCAACCGAAAGGCCTCAGGCTGTGCCGGCTGGCCCCGAGCAGGCCTGGCCCTGGCCCCCTCACCCGCTCTGCCATCCCCACAGCCCCACCGCTCACCCTGGGGAAGTTGCCCCCGCTCTGGTGGCGCGTGGGGTCGTGCTGCACCCGGTCCAGCATCAAGTagagggagaaaacagccacGCAGAAGATGGCAGCTCCACACACTGTCACCTGCTTCTTCAGCTTCATCCCGGAGAGCCACAGGGACAGACCTGCATCAGGACAGAGCGGTTTCGGtgcccctgccagcccagccaCAGGGCCGGGGCCAAGGACAGGACAGGTACAGGGGCAGGAACAGAATGGGACGCCGGGAGACACGGGACAGGACAGGCCCAGGGGGCACAGGACAGGATGGGACAGGAGGGGACAGTGCCTCCTGCCCTGCGCCCTCGACCCGGGCTGAGCCCTGTCGCGGGACCTGGGGTCGGGCAGCGCAGCCCGGTGCCCCCATACCCTGCGCCCACCCCTTGCCTACCTGCCCAACCTGCCCACCGCCTGCCCACCGTCGTCCCTCACCGCGACCCCCCCGCTATCCTCCTCCTCGCCCCCGCCGCGTCCTACTTCGCTTAATCCGGCGCCGGGTCTTTATAGCCCGGGCTGGAGCTGCACGGGCCCAGGGGCGCCTcgggcccggcccgccgcgggGCTGGCGCGGGGGGGCCGAggccagggccggggccggggagggccgcggcggccccgccggccccgctgAGCCGGGTAGCCCGGGGCCTCTGCGCCacggcccggcgcggcgcggggagggaaggggagcggCCCaggccgggccggggagggcCAGGGAAGGCCGGGGAGGGCCGGGGCCGCCCACTGCGGGACGGCTCCGGGGGCGCGGCCGCTCCGCTCTTACCCTGGGCGGCTCCGCGGCCCGTCCCGGCTCCTCACATCGCCCGCCCCGGGCCCACCGGCTGCCGCGGCCGGGCTGGGCCaggccccgcccgccgccccgcccgcccggccccgggcccggccccggccccggccctgccgggAGGCGGCTCCGCCGGGCAGCGcagcggggcggccgccggggcGGGCCCGACCCGACCCGGCCCGGCCGGGACCCCCGAGCTCCCGGGGACGGCCCCGCCACCCCCACCTGGCCCCGGGAGCAGGCCCGGGCATCCCCCAGCAGCCCCGGGGCAGACCCGGTCAACGCTTCGTAGCCCCGGGGATGCACCCGGACATGCCTGGCCTCCCATAGCCCCGGGGCTGGGTCAAGGTGCTGGTGTCCTGTCCCGGTGCACCCTGTCCCGGGCGCGTGTCCCCCCGTAGCCCCCACAGATGCGGTGCTGCAGAGCTCATTTGTTTATTATACAGGATCAAGCCCGGCAGGAGCTATGGGTGCCATGTCCCCGGGGTGCACGGgagccccctgccctgggccagGGTGGGGGCACAGCCCAGTCCGGCTGCCCCGCAGCACCTGCTTCCCAGGCAGGCCCTGCCCGAGGGATGGATGCTGCTGGCGGGATGGATCCGGGGCACACGGTGCTGTCCTGATTGGGGGCGGCGGGGCACTGCCCTCGGCCGGTGGTCCCCCTCACCGGTGCCTCTTGCGGATGGTGATGAGGTCCTGGTGGATGGTGCTGAAGCTGGGCCGCTTGTGGGGCTCATactcccagcactgctgcatcAGCCGGTACACCTCCTCAGGGCACTGCTCGGGGGGGTCCAGCCGCACACCTGGGgggtggcagggatggggacacagcAGCCCAGGCCACCGGCCCCtctgtccccccagccccatcctgcccGTCCCATGGGCATGGCTCCACCCCAGACCCACAGTGCGGGGCCCATGACCCCACAGTGGCCCTTGAGAGCCAGACCCCGGCTGCGTCCCTTACCCTGCTCCACCGCCTCTCGCGTCTGCTGGTTGCTGAGGTTGGCGTAGGGGACGGCACCCAGGCTGAAGGCTTCCCACAGCAGGATGCCGAAGCTCCAGACATCGCTCTCCGAGCTGTATCGGCCTGGGGACATGGGGTGGGATGGATGCTGGCAGCTGGGGACACCCATAGCAccactgccctggctgtgctCGTGCTCACGAAGACTGGGGTGCCCCagctctctctgcctccctccccaggaCCAGGCACATGGGAGCAGGACAGTGTGCCCTGGACTCCTGGCTCCCAGCTGTGCCACAGGGCCACCAGGCTGTGCCCGGCTGCATCCCATACCATAATTGAGTGCTTCAGGCGCCGTCCACTTGACAGGGATCTGCTTCATCCCCCCCGTGGAGGCGTAGAtgccatcctcctcctcccgtgACATCCCAAAGTCGCTGATCTTCAGGGCATTCTTCTCCGTCACCAGGCAGTTGCGAGCGGCCAAGTCCCTGGGACGTCCCAGAGCTGTCAGCCATGCATCTGGCCATCCCCAGGGACCtctgtctggcacaggatgggGTGCAGCGAGGGCTCTGGGGTTCACCCTGCGCTGCCCAGTGCCCGTCTGCACTGCCAGAGCCCACCTGTGGATGCAGTGCTTGCTCTCCAGGTACTCCATGCCAGCAGCAGCGTTCTCAGTCATCTTGATCAGCTCCTTCACCCGCAGGTGCGGCCCCTCATTGCGCAGGAAGCTCAGAAAGTCCCCCCCTGCACCCAGGATTGTGGAGCTGGCGGGCAGCTGCCTTGGCATGCCGTGGCGAGCTTGCACATGCATGCACCGGCTGCCCCTGCGGCGCAAGGGCTGCAGGATGGGGCTGCTCACCCTGCACCAGCTCCATGACTATGTAAATGGGCTGCTTCTGGGTGCAGACGCCGATGAGCCGGACAATGTTAGGGTGGTTGTACTGTTTGAGGATCCTGTGCGGACAAGGAAGGGCACCATGAGTGCATGGGGAGCCTGGCTGTCCCAGGCACAAGGCACCTCTGTGCTGTCCCCAGGACGCTCTGCCCAGCTGGCCTGGGGACACCACCCTCAGCACAAGGATGCTGCAGTCCCAGTGGGGTCTAAACAGCCCCAAGTCCTGAGGATGGACAGACAGTCTGGGACAAGTGACGGATGCACAGACCTGGCTTCCTGCAGGAACCTGGCCTTGAGTTCAGGCGGGAGGGTTTCCCGGCAGGATTTCACAGCAACGGGGGTGTTATCAGCACGCAGCCGGCCGCTGAATACCTCCCCAAAGTTACCCTGCCGAAAGACACGGGTGCACCGGCCCAGCTTGCCGCAGCAGCTTGCCGCAGCGTGGCCCAAGGCAATCCCTGCCCTCCCACAGACCCTGCACAGGCAGGGACCAGAGCACTCTGACTCACCCGGCCGATGCGCTCCCCCAGCAGCACGTCCTCGTGGTTAAGCACCCATTTGTCCTGCAGCGAGCAGACACTGAAGGCGGTGAGCTgtcccccagcctgccccaggcCCACATCCACCtgcccctgcagctccctctcAAGCAGCCCTGGAGGGGGGTTCCCAGCCCTCAGGCCCCCCCAGCAGGCTGGAGAAGCGTGCTTGGGGCTCCCAGTCCCGCCATGGGCAGGAGAAGGGGACGGGCAGGGTTGCCCCGTGCTCAGGGGACTCGTCCCCCTCCCCACTGCCTGCCATCACCTTGGGCACGGCCCTGGCCAGGATGATCCCGCTCTTCCGGGTGATGGGCTGCTTGCTCTGCAGGAGGTGCTCGATGAGCAGCGGTATGGTGGGGAAGCCCTCCCCCTCCAGCCGGTACATGTtctgtggggaggggaggctgaGGATCTTTCCTGCACACACACATGGGTGTGCTCACGCATGCTGGGGTGCATGGCTGTGCACATGTGGATGAGTGTGCATGCACGCACATGGTGCAGGACATGCATGCACACCGGGCAGAGCAAGCATGCACAAGTAGGCATTCACGTGCACGATGCAGGGCTCACACCCCACACTCCACACGTGGCCTGTGCAAGGACGGGTGCACACAACTCATACTGTACACACACGTCCTGTGCACTCACACCAGGGGCCCCATGACTGCAGACCCAGGGCCTGCGCAGGGCCACCCCCAGCCGTTCTCCCTGCCTGTGGTCACTCACGTCAGCAGCCTGGATGATGAAGTGCCGGAGCTGCCCATCCCACAGCACACTGAGCACGTACTCCTGCTTGCCCTGGCTCTCCCGCACCAGGAAGTCCCCACTGCAGCTCAGTAGCTCCTGTACTTCTACGCGCGGGATGGCCCCGTGGTACCAGACCTGCTGGCACAGCGGCTTCTGCACCTCCGGGATCAGGGGCATGGGGGGTGGCAGCTGGATGGAGATTGGGGTGAGCCCAGCTGTGCCCCCGGGTTGTGCCAGAGGTGGGGGCAGCAGCGGTGCCTGgaagctgtgcccagggcagggtgcagcaggcaggggcgagcagaggctggaggggctggagcacagaggggagggggctgtgggggcagagaggagagggcaggggatgCTGAGGGCAGGGAGGCTCGGCAAGGCAGTTGGCTGGGAGGGCAGGGTGGGCAGAGGTGCCTGGGGACTCACCGAGTACTTGGGGCTGAAGATGCCTGAGATGTGGTTCTTGAGGGTCTCCAGTGTGGTGGCCCTGCTCCGCTCCTGCTCCTGGGGAGAGACATGAGCTGTGTGCTGGCTGGGGGGTGACTCGAGCCCGGCATGCCCCGTCCCTGCAGCTCCCGGGGCACAGTGGGGCAGGACTCACCACAGAGGAGACCGACTGCCGGTCCTCCTGCAGAGGCAGGGCAGGAAGGGGGTCCCCGgcacccagctctgccagcttcCCGGCCAGCAGGTCCCGCTGCGCCTGCAGCTTGGCCTGGGTGCAGAGGCAGCCCTCGAGCTGCTGCTGcgcctcctgcagcccctgccgCTTGCCCAGCAAGTGCACCCTGAGGACACGACAGAGCGGTCAGCCTCCACCACCCCTGGCCCCTCGCCCCCTGCCTGCCACACCTCACCGCTCCCCGAGGCTCTGGCCCTGCTCTGCATCCCGGATCTCCgcctgcagctcctgcaccCGCTGCTCCTTGCTGCTCGCGACCTCCATGGCGGCCACCAGCTCCTCCTTGACCGATGTCAGGCTGCAAAAGACACAGGTGCTGGATGGCGCTGAGCCATGCTGCTTGTGGCGGTgacccctgcctgcagcccggCTCCACTCACGAGTGCTGGACACTCTCCACGGTCAGTTCGTTCAGCTGCAGCTCCCCCGGTGCCAGGCTCTCCGTCTCCTCCAGCAAGCTCTCATCAAAGGACACGGCCGGCGGCAACTCGGAGCCATACCTGTGGGCATTCAGCATGGCTCTGCCTCCCGcctgccctgtgccagcacTGGCACCCATGGccagcagggctgtgcctggcagagaggctgcagctgtgtggggcCGTACCTGTGGCTCTGGATGAAGCCGCTGTACTCCGTGGCCGGCTCGATGGCCTGGATCGCGCTGGCAATTTCCCGGTGCACAGCCAGCACGTCCtcctgcaccaggctgctgaTGGTGTAGTACTCTCTGAGGATCTCCTTCCTGTGGGGacatgggtgctgggggctgctgggctcctgtgcccccagcccagggcccTTGTGGCCAGGTGCCaccacccctgccccagccctggtgtCCAGTCCCCACATGCCGCATGGCGCTGCAGGGCATCACCGTGAGGGCTGCGGCGTGAGGGGCAGGGGGTGTGCGGGGCAGGGAAGATGCACATGGCTGGCGGAGctctggcaggaggagggagcacTGCTGGTTCTCAGGGGCCATGGGGGTGCCCAGGGATGGACAACGGGGCGCGGGACAGGCAGTGGGgcatggggcaggcagggctcttACAGGACGAGGACCatctcctgctgcaggctgtAAAGGGACTGGTGGAGGCTGGGCAGTGCCCGTtggtagtggtggtggtggtggagcgTGGCCGCCTGCACGGCCAGCACGTACTGGTTGTGCAGGGCATAGAGCTTCCAGAGGCTGCGCACGTACTTCTCCTTCGCCTTGTCCCGCTCCTTGTCTGGGTGGAGAGGCCGCGGAAAACACCCACCGCTGCCACCATGGCACCGGTCCCAGTGCTACACCACATCCTCCCAAGCAGCCGGTGAGGGGCACAGGCACCCAGcaaggctggggcaggggccaAGGGAGGTgacagggctgggagggggtcccagggcaggcaggggggcCGGGGCAGTCACAGACCTCCCCCAGGGATGCTCCCAACCCGCAGCACAGTGTCCCAAAGCTGTAACTTGCAGGAGTTGGGCCCGGCTCCCCCGGGGCCAGGCTAAGCTCTCCCCGTGCCGcctgcccccagaccccccaccCAGTGCAGGCTGCACTGGGGGTCCCACAGGGCACTGGATGCTCCGGCCATCCCTGACCCATgaggggagctggaggggacacagcgggatggggacggggaggcggggggctgggctggcaggCACCTTTGCTGGCCTCCTGATACTTGCGCTTGGCCTGGGCACTGTCGCGTGCCAGGCTGCGGTACTGCGCCTTCAgcttctccatctcctgctgcGTGATCTGGGGAGGCAGATGCTGTcaggggagcggggccgggctgTGCCCCCCGCTCCACCCACCAGGACCCACGTACCCGGGCATACTCCTGGCTGAGATGCTGCCACTGCTCGCTGAAGGCCTTGCGCAGCTGCTGCTTGTCGCGGATGAGCAGGCTCAGCTTGGCCAGCGGCCCTGCCGCCAGCTCCTCTGCGTGCTGCCGCAGGATCTGGCTCAGCGTCTCTGTCCGGCTCGCCAGTACCCACCAGGACTGCAGGGATGGGTTGTCAGGGACAGTGTGGGAATGGCTGCCCCCAGTACCACACCGCACCGGGCTCTGTGGGGTGCACTCCTGCACCAGGGTGTCCCTACCTCCCCGATCTGTCCACCGTGGTCACCAGTGCGGAGCTGCCCAGGGCcctcctgcttctccagctGAGAGAACATGTGGTGCAGCATTCCCGCATACTCCCGGTCACTCTTGGCGCGCTGTGTCATCCACTTCTTCATGAGCTCCAGGAGGCGCAGCTCGCTGTCCTGCAGCCGCAGTAGTGCGCTGTGCCCCTGCGGGCACCACAGGTCTGGCCCAAAGCCCATGGCACCGCCGTCTCcagcaggaggaggctgtggaGCATCAGGAGAGCCTGAGCCACGACTGCTGCCCCGTGCCCCGCGCTGCCCTCACCGGTGGCTGGGGTCATTTGCATCTcacaccctcccaccccatcGCCCTGTCACCGGGACGTGGTGCCTGGGCTGGCTGGTGGTGAGGGGCACAGTTCTCCCTGCCCCATGCAATCTGCCTTGCAAAGCGCATTCAAAGCAGGCGGGAGGGCTGAGTGCGCCCCAAGCTCCGCAGCAGCTGGGGCCCGTGGAGATGGTGCCAGGGAGGAGGAAGTGTGGGGTCAAAAACAGCAGCGTCACCTCTGCCGTGCACACGGGTCTGCTCCCCAAGGGCAGTGCAGCTGTAACCCTGCCCAGGTGCAGCCCTATTCTGCCCATTGGCATGGTCACCCCTGTGCCTGTGGCAGGGGTGGCTGGGCAAACCGGgacaggggaggtcccagggGGCAGGGCACAGGCGGGGAGCCGGCAGGAAGGGGATGGGGCAACGAGCCCCAGAGGAAGGTGCCGAGCCTGGACGCATCCCGGCATCCAGGACTCTAGCGTGGCTGTTGAGAGCCAAACTGGTCCCAACCGTGATCCTGGGGTGCCCTGCCCCATGGCAAaggcacagcaggagcaggaggtgctggagcacgTCTCTGTGCAGGGCAGGACatcccctggcacagcccttGACCCCACAGAAGGCCAGGGctgagacaccccccccagccccacaaaaGGGTCCCCTGTCCCTGCCAGTGCCCCACTGGGCCACAGCCCCTCTAACCTGTGTGTGCTGCGAGGTCCCTGCCGTGGGGCTGGCGCTGGTGTCCTCCCAGGGTCAGGGCCGGCGCAGTCTGGACCTGGTGCAGCTCCCGCTCCTGAGGAGGAACAGGAAACCCAGTGCTGACCATACAGCCATTGCGAGATTTCCTgtgcttcctcccctccctgctaGTCCCCGTGCTTGGGGCTGACGCCGGCACACAGCGCCGCCATagctgggcagcccccagccccgctgcccctCCCAGCTGCCTCAAATGAAGGCCTGGTGCTGGCAGAATCTGGCCCTGCAGGAGCCCAGGGCTCTTCCTCGTCCTGGCTGTTGTCCATCACCCCTGCAGAGCCTGAACTCAGCCCCATCCCCACAGGGGTTTCACCTAGCAAAGCCCCTTCAGCCATGCCTGGTCCTgcctgtcccccagcccctctctgtgctgcagagaCTGCAGGGACTAGGGCAGTACCCAGGGGGATCCCCAGGGCTCCAAGCAGCCCTGCTGAAGGAGGACCATCCCGTCACCACCCCTGAGCCTGGCCCTTGTGACCGTGAAAGGCCACAGGACAGAGCATCCACCGCATGGGCAGCCATGGAGTCATGCCCCAGCTCTTGTCGCCAGCCCATGCCCACACAGCCAGGACCCCGCTCCCTGCGGCAGCCCCAGGCACTTCCCCGCTCCAAGTGCTCCACTGGTGCCACGGTGAGACCGCTCAGCCCTGGCAGCCGCCACTGGTGCCACTGCCTCCACCCAGTGCCGCTGCACGTCCCCGCCGCTGGCGCAGCCCGGCTTGGCTCTCTGCTTGGCTCAGCCTGGCAACCTCTTGGGTGGTTTGTGCTGAGCCCCCTGTCCTGTGCCTGGCAGGGAGGCCCTGGCCCCAGAGGGGTGTCATGGTCACCTGCAGGACACAAGCGAGCTGATTCCACTTTTAGAGGAAGTTGGGGGGAAAAGTGTGTCAGATGGGAGTTTTGCTGACGCACCTTCTCACAGCTGAGCAATGCCTGGGTCATCACGCCAAGGAGCAGCACAATGGCACGGCATGGAACAGCATGGCACAGCCAGGGGCTGCCACAGTGCCCCAGCCACAGACCCCAAGCGGCACTCCAGCTGTACTGAGTGAGACAAATCCCCACTCAGAGTCACCATGGCCCCCCCTCTAGGCAAGAGGAGCCCAGTTAACAGCCTATTTGCTGCTTGCCCAGATGAGCAATTCGAGAGCTGCCACATGCTGCCGGGGTCTCCAGTTGCCTACCAGCTGGTCACCCTGTAACCAGCCCTGGTCCCCAAGgggtcctgcctgcagcagggggCCCTTCCTGCCCATCCCCACAGAGTCCTGCCTGCTGGGGAGGGCTCCGCTTTCCCTGTGCCCTATTCAGCCACACCAAGCACTGAGTGCTGCTGACACTCCCTGGCACCACCAGTGTCAGGATCCTGGAAACAGTAATTTTCATGGCACGTTTGAGGGTGACAGCAGCTCTGCTAGcaccagcactgcagctgcCCCAACCCGCAGCAGATACCAACCTGTCTCCAGCCCCCTCTGCCCCGGCCCTGGAGCCTGCCCAGgaatagttttgttttctgcctgaGCTGCAGGTCCCACTGGTAGCGGCCACAGGCCCCACCGGTTCCAGAGAGACTTGCAGCATTGTCTCAAGCTTAGCAAGTGTTTCGCAAGCCAGGCCGAGGGGCTGCTTGTCCCTAACCCCAGCATCCTCCAGCACCCCCTGGCACCTCACAGGCAGCACTGGTTCCCTGCCTGCACTGGACTGCACCAGGGACACCGGGCACCTCTGGTGGGAGGTATCCGAGCCTGGGGGCTAGGGGgccgcctgccccccccccccgcagtgcTGGGCCAGTCAGGACTGTGCTGCAAGGCTCCGAATGCAACAGTGAGTGCAGAAGCTCCTGTTCCCTGGAAGCCACAACCACTGCCTGCAGCAAGAAGGTTGCTGTTAGCCACACCACAGATCACCCAGTTTCACATCCTCTGTCCAGcctcctgcagcctgcagagcctGGTGGGGCTACggcctctgcctgctcccctgGCGGCAGCTGTCGCTGCAGCACCCTATGGCCGCAGCCCACCTGCAGCACCCACCTGTCCATGCATGGCCTGCGAGCTGCCAGCTCTGGTCCACACAGCCCTCGGCAGAGGGCCAGCAGGGACCTGTCCCCACCCTGGCTtcatgaaaaaaggaagagagagcgGGCCGAGAAGTGCCGGCCGTCGCCTGGACGCCACGGGGAACTCGCTCCTACCACAGGAAGCCACCACAGCCACAGATGGGGGCAGCGAGGccgaggggctctgcagagaggagcagcTTCTGCGAGTGAGCGCAGCCCTGACAAACCCTCCTGGGGGGCTGGGACCCTGCGAGGGACTcggtggggctggggtgggctcTGCCTGGAGCTTGGCCACAGCATGAGCAGGTCCCAGGTCCAGCCTGGCCATCCCcacccccagggctgccccgtGGGCATTGTGCTCCGGCTGCAGGGTGGTGCTGGACACGGGCTGCAGCGTGCGAGCTCGGTGGGACCCCAGGCTGCAGTGGAGGGGCTCAAGCCCTGCGCTGTGGGAAATGTGTGCAAGTTCCCCAGGCTTTTGCCCCCCACCCCTACTACACCGCATCCGGTTCCCAAATTAGCTTCTCTCGCTGTGGGTTCCTGATAAGCAGCTGCTTCCCATCGCTCAGGTGAAGGGGCTGGTCCCTGCCCAGGTGCCAAGTCCCCACCacatccccaaacagcagcccctgcccagcaccagctcctgcctgcagcctgggcagggcagcccctggctcTAGGGGGTTCTTTACTGCTTGGGGGGCTTCTCTGTCCTgaccaggggctgcaggggcacccgGCGCTGCAGGTTCCTGCAGTCACACTATGGcgggcagcacagcagctggggctccctgcctgcacagcagGCAGACACCACAGCAAGGTGCCCCCAGCccggctgcaggcagggctgccagcaGAGCCTCAGGCCCCCTCCTGCGGCTGTGGAGCAGATACAGGCACCCCACAggcccagcacagcagcatggTGTGACGGCCCCGGCTCagcaccctcctgcccccaggGCCAGGCTGCCCATCCAGAGCAGGGCCACCCGCAGCCACAGCACACAGAGCACAGGCAGCGGAGCTGGTTTGCATAGTTCTGAACATTTAATAACTCAGTCTCTCTAGTGTTATATCCACAtccattaaattaaaaacaggCTCAGGAGGCAGCTCCCGGCTGAttaaattacaagaaaaaattactgtgcACCAAAAAGTTATTATAGAAAAATAGTCCTGTGGCCCCTGGCCGGCGGCTCCATCCGTGGCAGGCTGGGACTGGCGCT
This DNA window, taken from Haliaeetus albicilla chromosome 12, bHalAlb1.1, whole genome shotgun sequence, encodes the following:
- the FES gene encoding tyrosine-protein kinase Fes/Fps isoform X1, yielding MGFGPDLWCPQGHSALLRLQDSELRLLELMKKWMTQRAKSDREYAGMLHHMFSQLEKQEGPGQLRTGDHGGQIGESWWVLASRTETLSQILRQHAEELAAGPLAKLSLLIRDKQQLRKAFSEQWQHLSQEYARITQQEMEKLKAQYRSLARDSAQAKRKYQEASKDKERDKAKEKYVRSLWKLYALHNQYVLAVQAATLHHHHHYQRALPSLHQSLYSLQQEMVLVLKEILREYYTISSLVQEDVLAVHREIASAIQAIEPATEYSGFIQSHRYGSELPPAVSFDESLLEETESLAPGELQLNELTVESVQHSLTSVKEELVAAMEVASSKEQRVQELQAEIRDAEQGQSLGERVHLLGKRQGLQEAQQQLEGCLCTQAKLQAQRDLLAGKLAELGAGDPLPALPLQEDRQSVSSVEQERSRATTLETLKNHISGIFSPKYSLPPPMPLIPEVQKPLCQQVWYHGAIPRVEVQELLSCSGDFLVRESQGKQEYVLSVLWDGQLRHFIIQAADNMYRLEGEGFPTIPLLIEHLLQSKQPITRKSGIILARAVPKDKWVLNHEDVLLGERIGRGNFGEVFSGRLRADNTPVAVKSCRETLPPELKARFLQEARILKQYNHPNIVRLIGVCTQKQPIYIVMELVQGGDFLSFLRNEGPHLRVKELIKMTENAAAGMEYLESKHCIHRDLAARNCLVTEKNALKISDFGMSREEEDGIYASTGGMKQIPVKWTAPEALNYGRYSSESDVWSFGILLWEAFSLGAVPYANLSNQQTREAVEQGKGRSRGLALKGHCGVMGPALWVWGGAMPMGRAGWGWGDRGAGGLGCCVPIPATPQVCGWTPPSSALRRCTG
- the FES gene encoding tyrosine-protein kinase Fes/Fps isoform X4, encoding MGFGPDLWCPQGHSALLRLQDSELRLLELMKKWMTQRAKSDREYAGMLHHMFSQLEKQEGPGQLRTGDHGGQIGESWWVLASRTETLSQILRQHAEELAAGPLAKLSLLIRDKQQLRKAFSEQWQHLSQEYARITQQEMEKLKAQYRSLARDSAQAKRKYQEASKDKERDKAKEKYVRSLWKLYALHNQYVLAVQAATLHHHHHYQRALPSLHQSLYSLQQEMVLVLKEILREYYTISSLVQEDVLAVHREIASAIQAIEPATEYSGFIQSHRYGSELPPAVSFDESLLEETESLAPGELQLNELTVESVQHSLTSVKEELVAAMEVASSKEQRVQELQAEIRDAEQGQSLGERVHLLGKRQGLQEAQQQLEGCLCTQAKLQAQRDLLAGKLAELGAGDPLPALPLQEDRQSVSSVEQERSRATTLETLKNHISGIFSPKYSLPPPMPLIPEVQKPLCQQVWYHGAIPRVEVQELLSCSGDFLVRESQGKQEYVLSVLWDGQLRHFIIQAADDKWVLNHEDVLLGERIGRGNFGEVFSGRLRADNTPVAVKSCRETLPPELKARFLQEARILKQYNHPNIVRLIGVCTQKQPIYIVMELVQGGDFLSFLRNEGPHLRVKELIKMTENAAAGMEYLESKHCIHRDLAARNCLVTEKNALKISDFGMSREEEDGIYASTGGMKQIPVKWTAPEALNYGRYSSESDVWSFGILLWEAFSLGAVPYANLSNQQTREAVEQGKGRSRGLALKGHCGVMGPALWVWGGAMPMGRAGWGWGDRGAGGLGCCVPIPATPQVCGWTPPSSALRRCTG
- the FES gene encoding tyrosine-protein kinase Fes/Fps isoform X3, which encodes MGFGPDLWCPQGHSALLRLQDSELRLLELMKKWMTQRAKSDREYAGMLHHMFSQLEKQEGPGQLRTGDHGGQIGESWWVLASRTETLSQILRQHAEELAAGPLAKLSLLIRDKQQLRKAFSEQWQHLSQEYARITQQEMEKLKAQYRSLARDSAQAKRKYQEASKDKERDKAKEKYVRSLWKLYALHNQYVLAVQAATLHHHHHYQRALPSLHQSLYSLQQEMVLVLKEILREYYTISSLVQEDVLAVHREIASAIQAIEPATEYSGFIQSHRYGSELPPAVSFDESLLEETESLAPGELQLNELTVESVQHSLTSVKEELVAAMEVASSKEQRVQELQAEIRDAEQGQSLGERVHLLGKRQGLQEAQQQLEGCLCTQAKLQAQRDLLAGKLAELGAGDPLPALPLQEDRQSVSSVEQERSRATTLETLKNHISGIFSPKYSLPPPMPLIPEVQKPLCQQVWYHGAIPRVEVQELLSCSGDFLVRESQGKQEYVLSVLWDGQLRHFIIQAADNMYRLEGEGFPTIPLLIEHLLQSKQPITRKSGIILARAVPKDKWVLNHEDVLLGERIGRGNFGEVFSGRLRADNTPVAVKSCRETLPPELKARFLQEARILKQYNHPNIVRLIGVCTQKQPIYIVMELVQGGDFLSFLRNEGPHLRVKELIKMTENAAAGMEYLESKHCIHRDLAARNCLVTEKNALKISDFGMSREEEDGIYASTGGMKQIPVKWTAPEALNYGRYSSESDVWSFGILLWEAFSLGAVPYANLSNQQTREAVEQGVRLDPPEQCPEEVYRLMQQCWEYEPHKRPSFSTIHQDLITIRKRHR
- the FES gene encoding tyrosine-protein kinase Fes/Fps isoform X2, whose protein sequence is MGFGPDLWCPQGHSALLRLQDSELRLLELMKKWMTQRAKSDREYAGMLHHMFSQLEKQEGPGQLRTGDHGGQIGESWWVLASRTETLSQILRQHAEELAAGPLAKLSLLIRDKQQLRKAFSEQWQHLSQEYARITQQEMEKLKAQYRSLARDSAQAKRKYQEASKDKERDKAKEKYVRSLWKLYALHNQYVLAVQAATLHHHHHYQRALPSLHQSLYSLQQEMVLVLKEILREYYTISSLVQEDVLAVHREIASAIQAIEPATEYSGFIQSHRYGSELPPAVSFDESLLEETESLAPGELQLNELTVESVQHSLTSVKEELVAAMEVASSKEQRVQELQAEIRDAEQGQSLGERVHLLGKRQGLQEAQQQLEGCLCTQAKLQAQRDLLAGKLAELGAGDPLPALPLQEDRQSVSSVEQERSRATTLETLKNHISGIFSPKYSVWYHGAIPRVEVQELLSCSGDFLVRESQGKQEYVLSVLWDGQLRHFIIQAADNMYRLEGEGFPTIPLLIEHLLQSKQPITRKSGIILARAVPKDKWVLNHEDVLLGERIGRGNFGEVFSGRLRADNTPVAVKSCRETLPPELKARFLQEARILKQYNHPNIVRLIGVCTQKQPIYIVMELVQGGDFLSFLRNEGPHLRVKELIKMTENAAAGMEYLESKHCIHRDLAARNCLVTEKNALKISDFGMSREEEDGIYASTGGMKQIPVKWTAPEALNYGRYSSESDVWSFGILLWEAFSLGAVPYANLSNQQTREAVEQGKGRSRGLALKGHCGVMGPALWVWGGAMPMGRAGWGWGDRGAGGLGCCVPIPATPQVCGWTPPSSALRRCTG